The Elaeis guineensis isolate ETL-2024a chromosome 13, EG11, whole genome shotgun sequence genome includes a region encoding these proteins:
- the LOC105056544 gene encoding uncharacterized protein has product MTNTWWICVIFFLSVERDTGMRRTSSLLASLPVSSSARDAAAFRTEHGVILPPSSGRIAASSSRETAPNENIRGGNLHLESLVTERCRSEAFTIEDALDLFETAANVSPKPSIYAINVLLNAICRMKHYPTVLSLYNKLNQMQGIPPSIHTYGVLIKCCCRMNWVDLGFGVFGDLLKRGHVPNAIIFRSLVDGLCSEKGVSEATMIFDRMSLMGCEPDVFSYSVLIKGLCSTGSMGLALELHQKMATLGGSCKPNVFTYGTIIDYLCKDGAVSKALKLIDEMTHAGVAPDVRTYTSIIHGHSTLGRWKEAVNIFKEMVDRGLLPNVVTFGILMDSLCKHKKTAEAHKLLDLMNEKGEKPSVISYTILVQGYCHEGRLADARKVFDSMSGKGLCPNCHTYSALINGFVKNQKIDGAVELFKKMQQQGLKPNVVTYSTLLDGLCHLGRMEDVGSLLNEMVAQGIQPNVITYNSIICGFGRLGKWKEAFQLLNEMIEQRIHPDIVTLSTLINFICKEGKVQEAHRLLEKMISGGMEPNIVTYNTLMDGYCMVGRMNDAVRVYDSMVSKGHKPNAVTYNILIDGYCKRCRIDKALSLFNAMPDHGVQHTTIVYNIILVGMYRLGRITDAEKFFDKMLAARVCPDLYTYNTILDGLCKNRCVDEAIKLFQDALSSDVNLNIISFTTLIDGLFKAGKINEAKNLFNSIRDKDLKPTIITYTIMVKGLIKEGLSHEVDYLLLDMEKSGCPADSIMFNTMVRCLLEKDEIEKAMEIIRKMKEQSFSFEASTVAQIFKVLSKDGQYRDYLKLLPDFSGHCAK; this is encoded by the coding sequence ATGACAAACACCTGGTGGATCtgtgtaattttttttctttcggtTGAAAGAGATACTGGGATGCGGAGGACTTCTTCGTTGCTCGCCTCCTTACCCGTCTCTTCTTCAGCGAGAGATGCCGCTGCCTTTCGAACTGAGCACGGTGTCATTCTTCCACCATCTTCTGGAAGGATTGCTGCATCATCTTCTCGTGAAACCGCCCCCAACGAGAACATCCGGGGTGGAAATCTGCACTTGGAAAGCCTGGTGACTGAACGATGTCGATCGGAGGCTTTTACAATCGAAGATGCGCTCGATTTGTTTGAGACGGCAGCGAATGTGAGCCCGAAACCCTCCATCTATGCCATCAACGTCCTCCTCAACGCCATCTGTCGAATGAAACATTACCCAACTGTTCTCTCTCTATATAACAAACTAAATCAAATGCAAGGAATCCCGCCCAGCATCCACACATATGGAGTCCTTATCAAATGCTGCTGTCGCATGAATTGGGTGGATTTGGGCTTCGGCGTCTTCGGGGACCTCCTGAAACGTGGCCATGTCCCCAACGCCATAATTTTCAGGTCTCTTGTCGATGGTCTCTGCTCCGAGAAGGGGGTAAGCGAAGCAACCATGATATTCgatagaatgtctctgatgggatgtgAACCTGATGTGTTCTCATACAGTGTTCTTATCAAGGGGCTGTGCAGCACTGGTAGCATGGGCTTGGCACTGGAGCTGCATCAGAAAATGGCCACCTTGGGTGGTAGTTGCAAGCCTAATGTGTTTACGTATGGCACAATTATCGACTACCTTTGCAAAGATGGAGCTGTAAGCAAGGCTCTCAAATTGATCGATGAAATGACTCATGCTGGTGTTGCCCCGGATGTTCGCACTTACACCAGCATTATTCATGGGCATTCCACTTTAGGTCGCTGGAAAGAGGCAGTCAATATCTTCAAGGAAATGGTcgatcgaggccttttgcctaaTGTGGTGACATTCGGCATACTGATGGATTCACTTTGCAAGCATAAAAAGACTGCAGAAGCTCATAAactacttgatttgatgaatgaaAAAGGTGAAAAACCTAGCGTGATCTCATATACTATATTGGTGCAAGGATATTGTCATGAGGGCCGTCTCGCAGATGCAAGAAAAGTCTTTGATTCCATGTCAGGTAAAGGTCTTTGTCCTAATTGTCATACATACTCTGCTTTGATTAATGGATTCGTgaagaatcaaaaaattgatgggGCTGTGGAGCTATTCAAGAAAATGCAACAGCAAGGTTTGAAGCCTAATGTTGTTACCTATAGTACTTTACTAGATGGACTATGCCACCTTGGAAGAATGGAGGATGTTGGAAGCCTCCTTAATGAGATGGTTGCACAAGGGATCCAACCAAATGTAATCACTTACAACTCTATAATATGTGGTTTTGGTAGACTTGGGAAGTGGAAAGAAGCTTTTCAATTGCTTAATGAAATGATAGAGCAGAGAATCCATCCTGATATCGTGACACTCAGTACACTGATCAATTTCATATGTAAAGAAGGAAAGGTTCAAGAGGCACATAGATTATTGGAAAAGATGATTAGTGGAGGTATGGAGCCTAATATTGTTACTTATAATACACTAATGGATGGTTACTGTATGGTGGGGCGAATGAATGATGCAGTGAGAGTTTATGATTCGATGGTTTCAAAAGGCCATAAGCCCAATGCTGTAACATACAATATATTAATTGATGGATATTGCAAAAGGTGTAGGATTGATAAGGCTCTGAGTCTCTTTAATGCAATGCCCGATCATGGAGTGCAGCATACAACAATTGTATACAACATCATATTAGTTGGAATGTACCGTCTTGGTAGGATTACTGATGCTGAAAAATTCTTTGACAAGATGCTTGCTGCTAGGGTATGTCCAGACCTTTACACATACAACACAATCTTAGATGGGCTTTGCAAAAACCGGTGTGTTGATGAAGCTATAAAGCTATTTCAAGATGCATTATCATCTGATGTTAACCTCAACATTATCTCTTTCACCACCCTAATTGATGGTTTGTTTAAAGCTGGTAAAATCAATGAAGCCAAAAATCTCTTCAATAGTATCCGTGACAAAGATTTGAAGCCAACAATTATTACATATACAATAATGGTGAAAGGACTAATAAAGGAAGGGTTGTCTCATGAGGTTGATTATTTGCTCTTGGACATGGAGAAATCTGGTTGTCCTGCAGATTCTATCATGTTCAATACCATGGTTCGTTGTTTGCTGGAGAAAGATGAGATAGAAAAAGCAATGGAAATTATTAGAAAAATGAAGGAGCAAAGCTTTTCTTTTGAGGCATCGACTGTTGCTCAGATATTCAAGGTGTTATCGAAGGATGGACAATATCGTGATTATTTGAAGTTGCTCCCAGATTTTTCCGGGCATTGTGCAAAGTGA